CAGTGTTTGATGAAAGTGTAAAGCCAGAAATGAAGTGTTCTTTACTTACTACACAAAATCCCTATTGCACTCGTCTGGCTGTGTTTTGTCAAAAGGTTTGGTTCTTACCGTTTTACTTCTCCCTCAGGTTTTTCTTTCCTTTTTTTGTTTTGCTCATATCACACAAACAACAACACTATACTATCTATATATGTCATGTTTATTATGGTATAAATTGGTATGATTTATTTACAATTTTTCTACCAAACTAAACCAAACTCTTAACCGAACCTGAACCTAATTTCCACATGCTTATTCTAAGTTTAGACTTTAAAGTAGCTGAAAAACAGAAGCACCCTTTTTATTTGTCATCAAAGTTGAAAACATCTCAATCAACACAAAAAGAGAAACCAAACATACGATCACAAAGACACTACAAAACACATCGATTATTGGTTCGTAGTAGTTTCAACAAGAATCATTAAAAGGACAAGAGATGAAGTCTAGGACCAAACAACAGTAACTGTATTTTTTTTTGCAAATACAGAGAGAAATCAGAAAGAGTTATCCAGTGGCAAGCAAAAAATGCAAAAGCCTCTGTTTCTACTCTTTCTTGGTATATTGACGGACAACAAGAGCGAGACCCAAGATCAAGATTGGGACGAGGAACTGCAGAATCTTGATGATGAATTCTGGTGTCTTGTCTTGGTTGTACGCGGGTTGAGCAGGTGCAACGTATGTCCTTGTTTTTGGAACACTAGAAGAATCGATCTCGCCAATGTAGTACTTCTCCATCATGTCCCTTGCGGTGTCGCTGTGTCCAACGTCTTCAAAGTCATTCGTAGCATCTTTCCCTGTAACAACAACAGAAACATATCATTGGAGGGATTCAACTGGATCAGAGAGAAACTCATTAAGATTAATTTTGTTGAAAAACCTGTTGAGGACAACAAGACTTCATCGCCTCCAGGATGATCATCCATGAACGGGGTCACATCATACACCTAACGATATGCTCAAGTAATTGTAAATATCACTAAACCAATATATGATTCGCTTATAACAAACCTAAAACACTGAAGATTGAGATTCTAAATCCAGAGTGATGTCATAAAAGCTTCTAAGCTGTAAAGACCCTATGTTCATCTAACTCTTCAATTTGTGGATAATCCATATAGAGTTTAGACCGAGATTTCTCAGACAAAGTCACAAAAAGACACAAGAGATCTAACTAACCTTGCCGGAGATAATAAGCCAACAGTCTTTGGTTTTGTTGTGTTGTGAAACATCTTCGAAACCTAGAACCTTCTTGTCTGAAGCCATCTCTCCTTAAATCTACAAACAAGTACACATCAGAGCGAATCAAAATCTACGATAAGCAAGATTAGTAGATACAAAACAAATATGATAGACTCAAATCGAAGAAAAACAAACAGAACGATGATTGATGATGATGATCGTAATAGTTTACTTTTAGATTCAGAGTTTCGATAGCTTCGAGGCTCTGTAATCAGCAAAAGACGGAAGAAACTGGTGTTCCTCTCACCTACTTAATTGTGTTCTACTTCTGAGCGTAGTTACTAAACTACCCTTGATTTTTGCTTAAGGGTTTGGCTTGTGTTAGATTTGACCAGGGGTAGTATTGGTCAATTTGGGCTTTGACTTTTAAGCAAACCAATTTGGAATTTGATTTACTTCTTTGCCGAGATCTTGTTTTACGGTACTTTACAGTCCATGACGTGTGGTTTCAGTGCGCTGTTTCCAAAATTTTGACGACAAAAAAGAAATAAAAGTTTTGCGAATTTGAGGAAATGGGGAAACAGATCATAATTTGCCAACATAATCGTGTAAGTTTTCTTTTTCACTGTTTCGGAAATACTACTCTGTTCGATACTTAAAAATTCATTTTGACATTTATTATGGAATATTGAGTTTCTATGTAACGACCCCGATTTTGGTTTAGTAGCTCATGGTTTAATTTAATTATTTGATTGAACCTAACCACTAATGAACCGAATTGTATATATCCATGTGTATATAATCCCTTCTAAAACCTAAAGCGAGAGAAATGTTTGTTGTATCGAGAGAAAGATCAGCCGCCTCCTTTAATCTATATCTCTCTCTGGTTCCCTTCTTCTTCACGTGTGCATGGCTGTCTATCGGAGAAGACGAGACGTAATCACTGTTCACCACTACCGTTTTTCATTCCGGAGGAATAGCTGATGTCCATGAACCATCACCACTGGAGACGCGTGATGAGGGACAAGTAACCGGAGCCGTCGCGTTCCGTCACGACCAGCCACATATTGCACGGCCATGATCCGTGAGTCACCGGAGATCCACGTCGCCACCGTCCAAAGTTGTACCAAGCCAAAGAAGATCATAGACACCATTACCGGAGGAGCAGTCATGCCTTTAGAAGTCATCGTGGTGATCTGCCTACGGTATGTAATGGAAACGAGAGGTGTAGACGTGGAGGAGAGACGGAGCTACCACGTCATCATATTTCCGTTGCCGTTCTACACCATCATCAATGGCGAGCCACTGGACATGCACTTCATGTCACCAGAGTTCAAGATCCATCGTCGCAAGTCAAAGCTGTGAAGGTTATGGAGTCTTCTCCTTTGTTTCTTGCCTTACAAGCAACATTTATAACTTAAACTTAATTAAAGGTCTCATGCGTAGGGAAGAATCATGGAACCTTGGATGTTAATTGCTTGACAAGAAACCCATTCTAAAACCTAGCATACTGATTCTTGTTGCATTCCAAGTTTTCAGGAGTTCCTTGATATGTCTCTGATCTTGGCTAAGGTGAGAGTCTTTTCCCGAGCTTCTCTTACACGGCTTAGGACCTCGAATAAGTATAATTTATTTCTAATGTCTTCTGTCTATGTGAAATCGAGTCTGTCATTGTTTGCTTAGTTTTAGGTTCTTTGCTTAACCGGAACTAGGGTGTTAGATGGTTCAACAATACTTGTTCATTTATAATTGATAATATATATAGTATATTGATGTGATTTGGATGATAGCCGACCATGGGTGTATCGGCGGGAGACAGTACATTGGGTGTGGTGGATGCTGCGGTACAGCGTAGTCGACATGTTGTGCCAAGGCTTANNNNNNNNNNNNNNNNNNNNNNNNNNNNNNNNNNNNNNNNNNNNNNNNNNNNNNNNNNNNNNNNNNNNNNNNNNNNNNNNNNNNNNNNNNNNNNNNNNNNNNNNNNNNNNNNNNNNNNNNNNNNNNNNNNNNNNNNNNNNNNNNNNNNNNNNNNNNNNNNNNNNNNNNNNNNNNNNNNNNNNNNNNNNNNNNNNNNNNNNNNNNNNTATCTCATACCTCACTGAGTGACTTCCCCGTTACTCACCCCTCTCTCTTCCCCATTTCAGGTGAGACTGACGAGTATATGATATTTGGACGGATTGGTGCTACTGAGCATTTTATTCGGATTTTTATTTGGGCTTAGGGTGAGTGGAGTCGTGTGTATGTGCTATTGTGTTATGAGATATTGTTGGTGGCACGTTGTTCTCCAGATAGAAGGTGATGGGTGTCACAATTTGGTATCAGAGCGGGGTTCCGTCCCGGCCTCGACCCGGGATGGCGATTAGGGGATTCGGTTTTCTATGTTTTTTTTAAAAAAGTATAAAATAATATATATATATATATATATATATATATAATAAAAAAAAGTTTGTGAAGTTCTTTTAACACCATTATGTCCAGTAATTACTAACTCAATTGTCTCTTTCTATGACGATGAGTAAAATCATCGTCACTCATCCTTCGACTAACAAGGTTCTAGCCAGATGTTCAGCAGCAGATGGGTGATGTCTCAGTTTGTCAGTTTTCTCAGGAGTTATCAGTTTCTTCGGTCATGATTCCGAGATTATCCAGGAGTAGATATGTGACGTTTCTGCTTCTACCCAATTTCAAGCCATCGCTCCACGAGTTTCAGATGCATGAGTTATGTTATATGAGGTGTGAGCCATTGGTTCGCATGTGTTGTTTTTGTGTATGAGTATGCTGACTATTTTGGAGGTATGTTTAGTTTGTAAACTCGTGGGGATCGCTTTTGGATTGAGGGTGTGACAGTTTGCGTTGTATTGATATTGGAGTGACTTGGTTTTGTTTACTAGTTTTTGGCATTGTTGATCGTTCCCGAGATGTGTCAGTTCAAACAGCTGGCATGGGACGTGGGAGCTATTTATATTCATCGCAGTGTACCAGTTATGCTCGGAGGACTGATTTGTTTGGGGACTCGACAGAGATGGAGCTACGTTTTTACGATGTCATCCTTGGGATGGGTTGGCTGTCACGACATATAGTAGTGTTGGATTGCCTGAGAGCAAGAGTTGATATTGCTGGAGCAGATGAGAGTTTTTATTGCATGCATGCTACATGCTGAGGAGTTATTGTATAGAGGAGCAGAGGGATTTTTGGCGACCATTTCGATGGTTAAGAATGTTGAGCAGTATGAGTTGTAGGATCTTCCAGTTATTACAGATTATGAGGATGTAATTATGGTCTTTGGAACGACCACCACCAGACAAAAGAGACGGTCTTACGATTGAGTTGGAAGCAAAGACAACACTGGTTTCATGAGTTCTATACCAATTAGCGGCAGCAGAGATGACCGAGCTGAAAGAGCATATGGAAGATTCATCAGACATGGGTTGTTTTTCAGACTGAGTACTTCACCATGGGGAGCATTATTATTTTTGTAAAGAAGAAAGATGGAAGATTTATCGGATAAGGATTTTATCAGACCGAGTATTTCACCGTGGTGACCACCAGTGTTGTTGCGACGGAGAAGGATGGGATTTCAGACTTATCGACTGCAAAGGTTTGAACAAGTGACCATTAAGGATAAATACTGCTTCCCCGTAATAATGATTTGTTGTATTAGCTGCATGGAGGTTCATGGTTCTCGAAGTTTGTCGTAGCATCAGGATACCATCAGATGACTACAGCGGAGGAGTACGTACGGAATGGATATTGTGAATTGTAGTGATACCATTTGGCTCGACGAGTGCACCGTTAGCATTCTTGAAGCTTATGAATGATTCGTGAGCACTTGGATAAGTGCGCTATTGTATTCATCGACGACATTCTGATTTCTTCTTGGAGCAGAGAGGAGCATGTTGAGCAGTTACGGATTTTTGTTAGGTAAGCTTGGAGAGCATTAGTTGGTTGCTTACTGAGTAGGTGTAGTTTCTGGAAAAGGGAAAAAAAAATTTGGATTTTTGGATCACGTGTTCAGAAGCAGGAATTGCTGTATATTCAAAAAAATGATTATTGCAAGTTCAGAATTGTCGACACCTAAGAAGTACATAGATATGAAGTGTTAATATCATTAGCCTAGTGTGGAAAAAAAGATGTAGCTACATTGTGTCTATGTCAGACTTGTCAGATGGTTAAAACAGAACATCAAATATTTATGGGATTGTTACACAATTTACTTCTTACAGATTGGAAATGGGATATGTTGATTGTGGGTTTCCTCATTGGACTATGGAAGTCAATTTTCATGAAGATTAATGTATGAGCGAACATGGACCTTCTCGCTAAGTTAAACTCGAGAGGGCATCCTCAGGACTTGTGCTTAGCTCGCAGGAGGAAAAAAAAAATTGAGGAAAGCTTCTACCGCTGGAATAGTTCATGTACAATAACAGTTATCACTGGAGCATTCAGATATCACTTCAGGTGGCTCTTTATGGAAGATCATTCGCACAAATGCTAGACCAAAGTGGGGAAGCACTATGACGTATAGCAACCAATGGTTTAAAGGACATTGAAGCAAATAAAAATGCTCAATAACCACATAAAGGAAGTTGATGGCTAAAAAAAAATGCAGTTAATACTGGAGTTGGAAGTTCAGTTGGATAATTTAGTGTACCTAAAAATGAAGACATTTCAGAGATGATCTAAGATTCGAGAGCTAAGGAAGCTTAAACCTAAATATATGTGATTGTACCCCCTTTGTGGAGCAATGGTTTGTAGATTGCAGTTATCAGCAAAGTTGTCAGAATTCCATGACGGGTTAGTATTGAGGAAGGTCGTGAGAAAGACAGAGTTTATTTTGCAGCAGCCACGACGTGATCTCGGTAAAAAAAAAATTGTATGCACATATTCATTCAGTTGAGATTTTGGATCGACAAGTGAAAGCAGTTCATGGGATGATGACCATGTTGGTCAAGCTCGTTGGGATAAACTCGGAATCCAGGAAGAGATCTCCGAGACCAAGACTCAGTTGAGGATTGATTATTCAGAGTTTTGTTTTGGATGGTATTGAACAGCCAGCTCAGGATTTGAATTAGAGGACGAATTCCTTATAAGTGTGGGAGAATTGTAATGACCCCGATTTTGGTTTAGTAGCTCATGGTTTAATTTAATTATTTGATTGAACCTAACCACTAATGAACCGAATTGTATATATCCATGTGTATATAATCCCTTCTAAAACCTAAAGCGAGAGAAATGTTTGTTGTATCGAGAGAAAGATCAGCCGCCTCCTTTAATCTATATCTCTCTCTGGTTCCCTTCTTCTTCACGTGTGCATGGCTGTCTATCGGAGAAGACGAGACGTAATCACTGTTCACCACTACCGTTTTTCATTCCGGAGGAATAGCTGATGTCCATGAACCATCACCACTGGAGACGCGTGATGAGGGACAAGTAACCGGAGCCGTCGCGTTCCGTCACGACCAGCCACATATTTCACGGCCATGATCCGTGAGTCACCGGAGATCCACGTCGCCACCATCCAAAGTTGTACCAAGCCAAAGATCATAGACACCATTACCGGAGGAGCAGTCATGCCTTTAGAAGTCATCGTGGTGATCTGCCTACGGTATGTAATGGAAACGAGAGGTGTAGACGTGGAGGAGAGACGGAGCTACCGCGTCATCATATTTCCGTTGCCGTTCTACACCGTCATCAATGGCGAGCCACTGGACATGCACTTCATGTCACCGGAGTTCAAGATCCATCGTCGCAAGTCAAAGCTGTGAAGGTTATGGAGTCTTCTCCTTTGTTTCTTGCCTTACAAGCAACATTTATAACTTAAACTTAATTAAAGGTCTCATGCGTAGGGAAGAATCATGGAACCTTGGATGTTAATTGCTTGACAAGAAACCCATTCTAAAACCTAGCATACCGATTCTTGTTGCATTCCAAGTTTTCATGAGTTCCTTGATATGTCTCTGATCTTGGCTAAGGTGAGGGTCTTTTTCCGAGCTTCTCTTACACGGCTTAGGACCTCGAATAAGTATAATTTATTTCTAATGTGTTCCGTCTATGTGAAATCGAGTCTGTCATTGTTTGCTTAGTTTTAGGTTCTTTGCTTAACCGGAACTAGGGTGTTAGATGGTTCAACAATGCTTGTTCATTTATAATTGATAATATGTATAGTATATTGATGTGATTTGGATGATAGCCGACCATGGGTGTATCAGCTGGAGACAGTACATTGGGTGTGGTGGATGCTGCGGCACTGCGTAGTCGACCTGTTGTGCCAAGGGTTGGAGGTCGATAAATCGTCTACGAGCGTGTGTTACCGAGCACATAATCGGTGGTGTTTTTGGCCTGTTAGTGGACAGCGAGTGTGCACCTCGCTAGGATCATTGTTTGATCTCTGGGTACTTTAGGTACCGTGTTTTCAACGTGTTAGGATTAAATTATATTTATTCGGAGTGCTCTGTCCGGGTCCATGGACTTCGGCTTTAGTATCTCATACCTCATTGAGTGACTTCCTCGTTACTCACCCCTCTCTTTTCTCAATTTCAGGTGAGACTGACGAGTATATGATAGTTGGACGGATTGGTGCTACTGAGCTTTTTATTCGGATTTTTATTTGGGTTTAGGGTGAATGGAGTCGTGTATATGTGCTATTGTGTTATGAGATATTGTTGGTGGCACGTTGTTCTCGAGATAGGAGGTGACGGGTGTCACATTCTATTGGAGACTAACGTAAATCAAGTTTAAGTGAAGTCTTGATCGAATTGGTAGTCTAATTATTCTCTTGGATCCGTTCTGAAAACTCAGCGACTAGTAAGTCGCACAGTAGCTGATCTTGATTTTCATTGTCAACAAAATTGATACTCCCTCTGTTTTAATTTAATTTTTGTTTTAGGTTTGTGCACACATATTAAAAAAAATCTTTAATTTTGTATATTGTCGATAAAAAACATTATTATATATACACTTGACCATATTTTAATCGACCATATTTTAATCAATAAAAAAATTAATAAAATATTAAGAATAATAAATTTTGCGTTCAAACTTTAAAACTACACTTATTTTGTGACAAAAAAATTTTTCGAGTAAGACAAATAATTCGAAACGGAAGGAGTATTGTTTTTCTTTGAAGTTGCATGTTTTGACTCTTGTTTTTCTTTTGTGTGATTGAGATTCAGTGAAAATAATAAACACACAAAGTAACTATAAGAATACATTTCTCTCTATTAGAAATATTTCAAATAACTCTTTTTGTTTATAAATTTGTTTGATCCAAATTATACAAGGATGTCACATATAACTCGACTCGTTTGAATCAACTCCATATTTATCTACTTTGCATGACTCAATACATGTTGATCAGTTGTTTCAATTGATCAGTTCACTCACCCCATGAAATTCTAATATTTGAATAGGTTAACTTATTAGAATAATTATACAACTTGCAACCAAAAAAGCTTACATGAAGGAAAAAAAGCTTTATTGATCAAGCTTCTTTCCCAAAAATATATATTTTTTTTTTTTTGCTAAAATTCCCAAAAATATTCACATGAGTGTTTCAATTGAAACAAAACAAAATAAACTGAGAAACTAATAAAAACATATCAAATATGCATAGGCTCATAAAATTCAAAAGTAAAAGTCACTCATCTTTATCTTCACTCAATTTCACTAGCTGGGCGCAATTGATTGAAGAGATTATTTGGAGACATATCCTTTCTTTTTCTTTTCTGTTCATATCATTTTTACGGATCAGATTTAAAATCCAAATTCTAACATAAATTCGTTGGCACACTGAAGAAAAAGTATCGAACTTATTATGATTTTTCCAAAACTTTAAATATCTCTATTTGTATGTCAATATTTTAAAATAAACTAGACTCTATTTATTTTTTGTTATTTTTTTTTTGCAATTTGCAGATGCAAATGTGAACAATTTATTTAGGACGTCTTTATTGTAATACACATTTATGATTCCCTATATATATGACCTAAGCATTTGTTTGGCTATTAAACCTAACTATTTACTCGGCACGAATCTCATACATATCGGAGGTTTCACTCCGGCCAAAGCAAGAATCGACGACGGCAAAATCCAAAGACCATCTCCACATATCAAACCGGAAGCAACCGCCGGTACCATCAAACCGGCTTTAACTCTATCCCTCATGTTCCACACAAACACTATCAAACTCCCAACACACATATCCACAGCAAAATACCCTCCGACAAGAAACGGAACCGCCATAGCCATCGGCAGTGGGACCCACTTCCCAACCTTCTCCGGCGACAGATCCCTAACGACGTCCGCCGCCACCGCAAACGCGAAGAATCCATAGCAAAGCTGTAAACAATGCAGAGGCAAAGCAGAGAAACCTTCAACTCCAAGAATCGCCATGTTTCTGTAAACCAAAGCGTAAGGAGCTTTATACTCCAAGGACAGAATATTTTACCGCTTTCTTGGGCGAGCGGTGTAGAATCTGCTTGATGCATAAAACGCTCCAACCCAGCAAGATATTCTTTCGTCACTCTCCCGTTAGCATCTCTATGCATATACATCCACCTCCGCAACTCGAAAATATTTTCCAAGCCCGACATTTTTTTCACTTTTTTTTTCTTGTTGGTGTGCTTAAAATTATGTTCAAACCTCCATATATATAAAAAAAATGGAGCTATCATGTAAGCTACTACAATGAAGTACCATTTGAGCTGAGTTTTATGGAGATTGAAACAATTACGGGTTTGGAGCTATATGGTATGAATAACTAGATTGTGTACAAGTTAGTTTATAAAATATATTATAGAAATACTTGTGTCTAGAAATTTATTTATTCTCTTAATATGTACACAATCCAACTGCTGCAACCCATATGGGAATGCTGTCTCTTACAAAGATCTCATCTCTTTTGAGATTTGTAATAGATTGTTTATCATTCCGGCAAATCTAGTAAGTATATATATATATATATGTTGTGTTATCTATGAAATAAAGTTTTCCTCGTTAAATTTCCTTGCTAAAACTGTGTTTTCTTGTAGTAGTGTACAACACAACAATTCTTGTATCTCTTTTCCTTTATTCTATATATTCCTAACTAATTTGGGGTTGAATGATCTACACATACTAACCACTAAAAATTTGGAGCTGAAACGAAAGTTTCATCTCGCTAAGCGCAAGACTGACCCTGAACCAGACCGGACCAACCAAGCGGGGTTTAATAGATCAAACTCGGGCTATATTAACCCGCAAACTTTTGGCTTACTACAACATCTCTAGTTAGTAGTTACAACGAAGTGAAACATGAAGCTTCAAGTCCCTACCTTTCTTAAAGGAACCAGTGCCAAAAGACCAACAAAGCAAGTAAAGAACAAGAAACAAGTCATCCAACCAATCCCTGGCTCTTTTGTGCTTCCCGGACTATTCCCCTCAGTGTGAACTCCTGACTGTTCATAAGTCCTTGTGTTCAAACTAAGAAGGTACGAACCAAACCCACCTGAAAATCACATAAACACAAGCTCAACCGATCCATACCAAGAAAACTGATCAAACATCACAAAAAAGCGGTTAAAAGTTCACCAAAACTACCTCCTATTGTAACGCTGTAACATGCAACAGCACATGTTTGCACCACAGTGTTCTCTTGTTTAGTGAACGGTTTAGTCATAATCCCTGCCTTTGTGAGTAGCTTTGTCCAGCTTCTAAGCAACACGAATGCTGAAAGTGCTGCAGAGACGTTTAGGGTGGGGATCAAACCTGTGGTTAGGTTTAGCTTCATCACGATCAGATTGTAGATAATACCAATGATCAAGCTTGCAACGATCCCTCTGAAAGTGATTTGACTCTTCCATGGTGGAATTGAGTTGAAATCATCTGGTTCGTTTTGCGTCTCTTCCAAGTCATCTCTTTCTTCTCTCTCTACCTCAATTCTTGCATCTTTCTCCACCATCAAGGAGCTCCTCATGTTTTTTCTTCTGTAAATAGAAAACAGAGTTTCTTCTTGTTTTATCTGAAGCATAGACAAAAAGGTAAAGCTAGAGATTATTTTAAATTTTTAATCTATTGCATCTAATCTATTAAAACAGAAGTACAAATATAAACTAACCCTTAAACTTGCACAATATTTACAATCCAATGACACTAAGATTCAAATAAACCTGCATTTAAGTAATTATTGTCCTTTCCTATTTTAAGTAAATTTTAAGCATTTAATAGATTAGATATTTGTACTTCTGTTTTAATAGATTAGATGCAATAGATTAAAAATTTAAAATAATCTCTAGCTTTACCTTTTTGTCTATGCTTCAGATAAAACAAGAAGAAACTCTGTTTTCTATTTACAGAAGAAAAAACATGAGGAGCTCCTTGATGGTGGAGAAAGATGCAAGAATTGAGGTAGAGAGAGAAGAAAGAGATGACTTGGAAGAGACGCAAAACGAACCAGATGATTTCAACTCAATTCCACCATGGAAGAGTCAAATCACTTTCAGAGGGATCGTTGCAAGCTTGATCATTGGTATTATCTACAATCTGATCGTGATGAAGCTAAACCTAACCACAGGTTTGATCCCCACCCTAAACGTCTCTGCAGCACTTTCAGCATTCGTGTTGCTTAGAAGCTGGACAAAGCTACTCACAAAGGCAGGGATTATGACTAAACCGTTCACTAAACAAGAGAACACTGTGGTGCAAACATGTGCTGTTGCATGTTACAGCGTTACAATAGGAGGTAGTTTTGGTGAACTTTTAACCGCTTTTTTGTGATGTTTGATCAGTTTTCTTGGTATGGATCGGTTGAGCTTGTGTTTATGTGATTTTCAGGTGGGTTTGGTTCGTACCTTCTTAGTTTGAACACAAGGAC
This genomic interval from Brassica oleracea var. oleracea cultivar TO1000 chromosome C2, BOL, whole genome shotgun sequence contains the following:
- the LOC106324793 gene encoding cytochrome b5-like; amino-acid sequence: MASDKKVLGFEDVSQHNKTKDCWLIISGKVYDVTPFMDDHPGGDEVLLSSTGKDATNDFEDVGHSDTARDMMEKYYIGEIDSSSVPKTRTYVAPAQPAYNQDKTPEFIIKILQFLVPILILGLALVVRQYTKKE
- the LOC106323464 gene encoding metal-nicotianamine transporter YSL3-like; this encodes MRSSLMVEKDARIEVEREERDDLEETQNEPDDFNSIPPWKSQITFRGIVASLIIGIIYNLIVMKLNLTTGLIPTLNVSAALSAFVLLRSWTKLLTKAGIMTKPFTKQENTVVQTCAVACYSVTIGGGFGSYLLSLNTRTYEQSGVHTEGNSPGSTKEPGIGWMTCFLFFTCFVGLVPTFLKGTSAKRPTKQIKQEETLFSIYRRKNMRSSLMVEKDARIEVEREERDDLEETQNEPDDFNSIPPWKSQITFRGIVASLIIGIIYNLIVMKLNLTTGLIPTLNVSAALSAFVLLRSWTKLLTKAGIMTKPFTKQENTVVQTCAVACYSVTIGGGFGSYLLSLNTRTYEQSGVHTEGNSPGSTKEPGIGWMTCFLFFTCFVGLLALVPLRKYKAPYALVYRNMAILGVEGFSALPLHCLQLCYGFFAFAVAADVVRDLSPEKVGKWVPLPMAMAVPFLVGGYFAVDMCVGSLIVFVWNMRDRVKAGLMVPAVASGLICGDGLWILPSSILALAGVKPPICMRFVPSK